Proteins encoded by one window of Rhodamnia argentea isolate NSW1041297 chromosome 6, ASM2092103v1, whole genome shotgun sequence:
- the LOC115727518 gene encoding methyltransferase FGSG_00040 isoform X2: MEPNVDRYSRPDPKISRESSLHNLNPQQEQHEKLCAAAAQQQMLMAEEELLQELRSKANELFLREQWAESSSLYSQLIDLCRVHLSSTDGASDPDKFSKLRKSLCLALANRADASSKLRSLDEALRDCDEALAIESSHFRALVCKGKILLSLSKYSAALECFKSAASLDAQANGNCGTLNACLEKCKMLEYQSRTGNFDLSDWVASGFHREIPELAEYIGPVLIKKSEISGRGLFATKNIDVGTVVLVTRAIAIERGIVMGEDSGSGENKQLVMWKNFIDRVAGCVSKSRRTRHLISTLSSGEDEEGLEVPDLSIFRAEASERDDYPNEKLDMNKILGILDVNSLVEDAISAKVMGRNKDYYGVGLWFLASFVNHSCCPNARRLHVGNHLMVVTSRDVKAGDELTFPYFDVLQPPKKRREAAAPWGFDCSCKRCEFEEKMRSKQELRDIEAGLEGGMDVGGVVYRLEEGMRRWNARGREKGYLRASFWAAYSETYASEKSVKKWGRRIPAAEAVVDSVAEATGSDERVLKVLVEQLSSRSGGGLGGGGVIGEMEKALKLGRGIYGKVVKKQALRGLIEL, translated from the exons ATGGAACCAAATGTCGACCGTTACAGCAGACCCGACCCCAAAATTTCAAGAGAGTCCTCGCTCCACAACCTCAACCCCCAACAGGAACAACACGAAAAACTCTGTGCAGCAGCAGCA CAACAGCAGATGCTCATGGCAGAGGAAGAGCTCTTGCAGGAGCTCAGGTCGAAAGCCAACGAGCTCTTTCTACGCGAGCAGTGGGCCGAGTCGTCCAGCCTCTACTCCCAGCTCATTGATCTCTGCCGCGTCCACCTCTCGAGCACCGACGGAGCATCGGACCCGGACAAATTCTCTAAGCTCCGGAAATCCCTCTGCCTGGCCCTTGCCAACCGAGCCGACGCGAGTTCGAAGCTGAGATCCCTTGACGAGGCGCTAAGAGACTGCGACGAGGCGCTCGCGATCGAGAGCTCCCATTTCAGAGCCTTGGTCTGCAAAGGTAAGATCTTGCTCAGCCTCAGCAAGTACTCGGCTGCCCTTGAGTGCTTCAAGTCGGCGGCTTCGCTGGATGCTCAGGCGAACGGGAATTGCGGGACTCTAAATGCGTGTTTGGAGAAATGCAAGATGCTCGAGTACCAATCCCGGACAGGCAATTTCGATCTGTCTGACTGGGTCGCGAGCGGGTTCCACAGAGAAATTCCCGAGCTTGCAGAGTACATCGGGCCGGTGCTGATCAAGAAATCGGAGATAAGCGGGAGGGGGCTGTTCGCCACGAAGAACATCGACGTCGGGACTGTGGTGCTGGTCACCAGAGCTATCGCGATAGAGAGAGGGATAGTGATGGGAGAAGATTCGGGCTCGGGGGAGAACAAGCAATTGGTCATGTGGAAGAACTTCATTGACAGAGTAGCGGGCTGTGTTTCGAAAAGCCGCAGAACCCGTCACCTGATCAGTACTCTGTCTTCAGGGGAAGATGAGGAGGGTCTTGAGGTTCCAGATCTGAGCATTTTCAGGGCAGAGGCAAGTGAGAGAGATGACTACCCAAATGAGAAGCTTGACATGAACAAGATTTTGGGCATTTTGGATGTGAACTCTCTTGTGGAGGATGCGATTTCAGCTAAGGTAATGGGTAGGAACAAGGACTACTATGGCGTGGGGCTGTGGTTCCTCGCTTCTTTCGTCAACCACTCATGTTGCCCCAACGCGAGGAGGCTCCACGTGGGGAATCACCTGATGGTCGTCACCTCTCGGGACGTAAAAGCCGGGGACGAGCTCACGTTCCCCTACTTCGACGTGCTCCAGCCACCCAAGAAGCGCCGCGAGGCGGCGGCCCCGTGGGGGTTCGATTGCTCTTGCAAGCGGTGCGAGTTTGAGGAGAAGATGCGATCGAAGCAAGAACTGAGGGACATCGAGGCGGGTCTTGAAGGCGGGATGGACGTGGGAGGGGTCGTGTACAGACTGGAGGAAGGCATGAGGAGGTGGAACgcgagggggagagagaaggggTACCTGAGGGCGTCGTTCTGGGCCGCGTACAGCGAGACGTACGCGTCGGAGAAGTCTGTGAAGAAGTGGGGGAGGCGGATTccggcggcggaggcggtggTGGACAGCGTCGCGGAAGCCACGGGAAGCGACGAGAGGGTGCTGAAGGTGTTGGTGGAGCAACTGAGCAGCAGGAGTGGTGGTGGACTTGGTGGTGGTGGGGTGATTGGGGAGATGGAGAAGGCATTGAAATTGGGAAGGGGAATTTATGGGAAGGTGGTCAAGAAACAAGCATTGAGGGGTCTAATTGAGCTTTGA
- the LOC115727518 gene encoding methyltransferase FGSG_00040 isoform X1, translating to MEPNVDRYSRPDPKISRESSLHNLNPQQEQHEKLCAAAAVIPFHRTTTREEQQQMLMAEEELLQELRSKANELFLREQWAESSSLYSQLIDLCRVHLSSTDGASDPDKFSKLRKSLCLALANRADASSKLRSLDEALRDCDEALAIESSHFRALVCKGKILLSLSKYSAALECFKSAASLDAQANGNCGTLNACLEKCKMLEYQSRTGNFDLSDWVASGFHREIPELAEYIGPVLIKKSEISGRGLFATKNIDVGTVVLVTRAIAIERGIVMGEDSGSGENKQLVMWKNFIDRVAGCVSKSRRTRHLISTLSSGEDEEGLEVPDLSIFRAEASERDDYPNEKLDMNKILGILDVNSLVEDAISAKVMGRNKDYYGVGLWFLASFVNHSCCPNARRLHVGNHLMVVTSRDVKAGDELTFPYFDVLQPPKKRREAAAPWGFDCSCKRCEFEEKMRSKQELRDIEAGLEGGMDVGGVVYRLEEGMRRWNARGREKGYLRASFWAAYSETYASEKSVKKWGRRIPAAEAVVDSVAEATGSDERVLKVLVEQLSSRSGGGLGGGGVIGEMEKALKLGRGIYGKVVKKQALRGLIEL from the coding sequence ATGGAACCAAATGTCGACCGTTACAGCAGACCCGACCCCAAAATTTCAAGAGAGTCCTCGCTCCACAACCTCAACCCCCAACAGGAACAACACGAAAAACTCTGTGCAGCAGCAGCAGTGATCCCGTTTCACCGAACAACAACGAGAGAAGAGCAACAGCAGATGCTCATGGCAGAGGAAGAGCTCTTGCAGGAGCTCAGGTCGAAAGCCAACGAGCTCTTTCTACGCGAGCAGTGGGCCGAGTCGTCCAGCCTCTACTCCCAGCTCATTGATCTCTGCCGCGTCCACCTCTCGAGCACCGACGGAGCATCGGACCCGGACAAATTCTCTAAGCTCCGGAAATCCCTCTGCCTGGCCCTTGCCAACCGAGCCGACGCGAGTTCGAAGCTGAGATCCCTTGACGAGGCGCTAAGAGACTGCGACGAGGCGCTCGCGATCGAGAGCTCCCATTTCAGAGCCTTGGTCTGCAAAGGTAAGATCTTGCTCAGCCTCAGCAAGTACTCGGCTGCCCTTGAGTGCTTCAAGTCGGCGGCTTCGCTGGATGCTCAGGCGAACGGGAATTGCGGGACTCTAAATGCGTGTTTGGAGAAATGCAAGATGCTCGAGTACCAATCCCGGACAGGCAATTTCGATCTGTCTGACTGGGTCGCGAGCGGGTTCCACAGAGAAATTCCCGAGCTTGCAGAGTACATCGGGCCGGTGCTGATCAAGAAATCGGAGATAAGCGGGAGGGGGCTGTTCGCCACGAAGAACATCGACGTCGGGACTGTGGTGCTGGTCACCAGAGCTATCGCGATAGAGAGAGGGATAGTGATGGGAGAAGATTCGGGCTCGGGGGAGAACAAGCAATTGGTCATGTGGAAGAACTTCATTGACAGAGTAGCGGGCTGTGTTTCGAAAAGCCGCAGAACCCGTCACCTGATCAGTACTCTGTCTTCAGGGGAAGATGAGGAGGGTCTTGAGGTTCCAGATCTGAGCATTTTCAGGGCAGAGGCAAGTGAGAGAGATGACTACCCAAATGAGAAGCTTGACATGAACAAGATTTTGGGCATTTTGGATGTGAACTCTCTTGTGGAGGATGCGATTTCAGCTAAGGTAATGGGTAGGAACAAGGACTACTATGGCGTGGGGCTGTGGTTCCTCGCTTCTTTCGTCAACCACTCATGTTGCCCCAACGCGAGGAGGCTCCACGTGGGGAATCACCTGATGGTCGTCACCTCTCGGGACGTAAAAGCCGGGGACGAGCTCACGTTCCCCTACTTCGACGTGCTCCAGCCACCCAAGAAGCGCCGCGAGGCGGCGGCCCCGTGGGGGTTCGATTGCTCTTGCAAGCGGTGCGAGTTTGAGGAGAAGATGCGATCGAAGCAAGAACTGAGGGACATCGAGGCGGGTCTTGAAGGCGGGATGGACGTGGGAGGGGTCGTGTACAGACTGGAGGAAGGCATGAGGAGGTGGAACgcgagggggagagagaaggggTACCTGAGGGCGTCGTTCTGGGCCGCGTACAGCGAGACGTACGCGTCGGAGAAGTCTGTGAAGAAGTGGGGGAGGCGGATTccggcggcggaggcggtggTGGACAGCGTCGCGGAAGCCACGGGAAGCGACGAGAGGGTGCTGAAGGTGTTGGTGGAGCAACTGAGCAGCAGGAGTGGTGGTGGACTTGGTGGTGGTGGGGTGATTGGGGAGATGGAGAAGGCATTGAAATTGGGAAGGGGAATTTATGGGAAGGTGGTCAAGAAACAAGCATTGAGGGGTCTAATTGAGCTTTGA
- the LOC115727533 gene encoding mitochondrial uncoupling protein 3, with protein MAAATTTSERTSAKILLSSLSAMVAESATFPIDLTKTRLQLHGQSLPSSSSSTRPTATTAFRVAADIVRRQGLLGLYQGLSPAIIRHLFYTPIRIVGYENLRNAVDAGDRSLSLLSKALLGGVSGVVAQVVASPADLVKVRMQADGRMVSRGLQPRYSGPLDAFRKIVREEGVSGLWRGVFPNAQRAFLVNMGELACYDQAKRFVIQNRIAEDNIFAHTLASIMSGLSATALSCPADVVKTRMMNEATYKDGKAVYLSSYDCLVKTVKFEGIKALWKGFFPTWARLGPWQFVFWVSYEKFRTIAGMSSF; from the exons ATGGCGGCCGCCACCACTACCAGCGAGCGAACCAGCGCGAAGATCCTGCTCTCTTCGCTTTCGGCCATGGTCGCTGAATCGGCCACATTCCCCATAGACCTCACCAAGACGCGCCTCCAGCTCCACGGCCAGTCCCTcccctcctcctcatcctccactcgccccaccgccaccaccgcctTCCGCGTCGCCGCCGACATCGTCCGCCGGCAGGGTCTTCTCGGCCTCTACCAAGGCCTGTCTCCCGCGATCATCAGGCACCTCTTCTACACTCCGATTAGGATCGTCGGTTACGAGAATCTGAGGAATGCGGTTGATGCGGGCGATcggtccctctctctcctcagcAAGGCTCTCCTCGGCGGAGTTTCTGGAGTCGTAGCTCAG GTTGTGGCGAGCCCCGCAGATCTTGTCAAAGTGAGGATGCAAGCCGATGGTCGTATGGTTAGCCGCGGTCTTCAACCTCGGTACTCTGGGCCTTTGGATGCTTTCAGGAAGATTGTACGTGAAGAAGGTGTCTCAGGGCTTTGGAGAGGGGTTTTTCCGAATGCGCAGAGAGCATTCCTTGTGAACATGGGGGAATTGGCGTGCTACGATCAGGCTAAGAGATTCGTTATTCAGAATCGAATTGCTGAAGATAATATATTCGCCCACACCTTGGCATCGATCATGTCAGGTCTATCAGCTACAGCTCTGAGCTGTCCAGCTGATGTGGTAAAGACGAGAATGATGAATGAGGCAACATACAAGGACGGTAAAGCAGTGTATCTAAGCTCTTATGATTGCCTGGTGAAGACTGTAAAATTTGAAGGCATAAAAGCTCTTTGGAAGGGCTTTTTCCCGACATGGGCGAGGCTTGGTCCTTGGCAATTTGTGTTCTGGGtttcttatgaaaaatttagaacaaTTGCAGGCATGTCATCTTTCTGA